The Winogradskyella schleiferi genome contains the following window.
ATGTTGACCAAAGCCAGCGTAAATTAGGATATCTGTAACAACGTTAGAACTACTAAATCCGTAATGTTAAATTTATTGTTAAAAACAGATGACTTATTAAACGTTTCAGATCGTCATCTGTCTAAACCAGTATAACATAAATTATAAAAAGATGAAAAAATTAGTAATTATTGCCCTAGCCCTTGTGAGCCTGAACGGTTTCGCTCAACGAAAGGAAAATAAAAAAATGGACAGAGAAAATAGGACCGAGTTGAGAAAAGATATGACTCCTTCTGAAATTGCAGATTTAAAATCAAAACACCTAACCCTAGAATTAGATCTTACGGATGCGCAACAAAAGCAAGTGCATAAACTGATTTTAGAACAGGCCGAAACGAGACAAAGTAAAAGAGCTGCTCTTAAAATAGAAGATGGCGAAAAAAGAGAAAAACCATCTAAGGAAGAAATGCTAAAGATGCATAATCAAAGATTGGACGCGCAAATAGAAATGAAGCGAGAAATGAAAAAAATCTTAACTGAAGATCAATATGCCAAGTTTGAGAAAATGAAACCTAAAAAACAAGGAAAAAGAGGAAAGCGCAGTAAAAAAGATTAGTTCAAACTTCTTATTCAATAAAAAGTATCGGTTCTCCGATACTTTTTTATTTTGTTGAATAAAATGATTACTTTAGTACCTGAATTTAATTAAACAATCCAAAATGAAAAAAGTATTTACGCTATGTTTATTTGTTTTTGCGCTTCTTGTTGGGTCGAACTCAGTAATGGCACAACAAACGGTAGACAATACACAGATCAAAACTAAAACCTTCAGCTCAAAACAAGACATGCGCCAACACGTGTCGGCAGTTTGCGATTTTGTTAAAGCTAATAAAACTCAACGTAATCAAATTTATAGCGCTTCAAAAGCACTTTACGAAGGTAAATTGAATGATGAATCTATCGAAAAATTGGAAAAAGTATATAACGAAACAATTAAAGAAGCTTTATCGAAAGAGCAATACGAACTTTTCAAGACGTATAATTTAAAAAGATAAAATAAAAAGCCTCGCACTGCGAGGCTTTTTTATTACAATGTTTTGGCTATTGTTTCTACTGCCGAAATCGTAGTATTCAAATCCTCATAAGTTAACGCATCGGTTATAAACCAAGTTTCAAAAGCACTCGGCGCAATATAAATGCCTTCGTTCAGCATACCATGAAAGAATGTCTTAAAGGTTTCATTATTTCCTTTGGCAGCTGAATCAAAATCTACTACTGCTGTTTCAGAAAAATGAACAGATATCATAGAACCAATTCTGTTGATGGTATGTGCTATATTATTTTTATTCAACGCATCCGAAATACCGTCGTGAAGATATTTCGTTTTCTCTTCTAGCCTATTCATCAATCCTTTATCTGAATTAATTGTTTTAAGCATGGCCAAACCTGCTGCCATCGCCAAAGGATTCCCGCTCAATGTTCCAGCCTGATAAACAGGCCCTATTGGTGCTAAATAATCCATAATTTCATTTCGAGCAGCAAAGGCGCCTACTGGCAAGCCTCCACCAACGACCTTACCAAAACAAACAATATCTGCATCGACATTCTTTAGCTCTTGCACGCCACCTTTGGCCAGTCTAAAACCAGTCATTACCTCATCAAATATCAATAAGATATTATGGTCATCGCATAAGGTTCTCAACCCTTCAAGAAAACCATCGACAGGCGGAATACATCCCATGTTTCCTGCAACAGGCTCAATAATAATAGCGGCGATTTCGTTTTTATTGGATGCAACGAGTTTCTTTACATTATCGATATCATTATATCTCGCCAATAAGGTATCCTTCGCCGTTCCTTGGGTTACTCCAGGACTATTTGGTGTCCCAAAAGTAATGGCACCACTTCCTGCAGCGATTAGAAACGAATCGCTATGACCATGATAACAGCCAGCGAATTTAATGATTTTGTCTTTTTTTGTAAATCCTCTTGCCAATCGAATGGCACTCATACAAGCTTCTGTCCCAGAATTCACAAACCTAATTTTATCAATATTTGGCACCATGGAAACGGCCAATTCCGCAATTTCGGTTTCAATGGCTGTTGGCATTCCAAACGAGGTACCTTGTTTTGTTTTTTCAATTACGGCATCCACAACAGGAGGAAATGCATGACCTAATAACATTGGTCCCCAAGAATTTATATAATCTATAAAACGATTTCCATCTTCGTCATAAACATATGCACCTTTGGCTGATTTTGCAAAAATTGGAGTGCCTCCAACGGCATTGAATGCCCTTACGGGCGAATTTACGCCTCCAGGAATAACCTTTTGCGCTTCTTTAAACAATGCACTACTTCTTTGATATAACATAAATTAATTAGGAATAATAAGTTGTTGACCTATAGTTAGGTTATTTGATTTTAAATTGTTTTCCGCCTTAATGGCGTCAACGGTAGTTTTATATAATCTAGAAAGGGAATATAAAGTATCACCTTTTGTAACCGTATGTTTTTTTGTGACTGATTTTCTATTTCCTTCGATTATTGTAGTTGATTTTCTTGCGGTTTTAGATGCTGTTCCTTCAAGAACCTCATAATCATATTTATAAAGTTGATAACGCTCTATTAAACCAATCAATTTTTGAGGATATTTTCTATCGGTAGCATAACCTGCAGCCCTCAAGCCTTTGGCCCAGCCTTTATAATCATCTGGTTTTAATTGGAACAAACTGGCATAACGACTACGTCCTGTTAAGAATTCTGAATGATCCTCATAAGACATCTCCGCTTTTGGGTATTTTCTGAAACATTCTTGGGAGCGATCATCATCGTGATAAATTTTAGCGCCTTTCCAACCATGACATTTAATGCCAAAATGATTATTCGCCTTTACCGCTAATCGTCCTCGACCAACACCAGATTCCAAAACACCTTGAGCCAGTGTAATACTCGCCGGAATTTTATGCGTTCGCATTTTGTCTTTTGCTATATCTGCATAAAGCGCAATATAAAGATCTACAGTGCTCGGTGGATCGTTCGACTTTTCAACAGGTTTTTCTGTGTTTTCTTCTCGCTCCTTCACAACGACCGTTTTATTTTTACTTTCGTTTTTCTTCTTAGTTACAATACCCTTTTTGGGACCACAACTAAGTGCAGACAACACTATTAATATGATTATATATCTAAACTTCATTTTATTTACACTTCTATTAAAGGTTGATTTTTACGTTTCAACATGGCATTAACTCCAGCGATACCTTGCAGACCTCCAGTGTGTATGACCAATATTTTTGAATCCTTTGGAAAAAATCCCTTTTCAATTAAATCAAATACACCAAATACCATTTTGCCTGTATAAATAGGATCTAATGGAATACCATAATCTTTCTTAAATCTGTTTATAAACGCAATCAATTCAGGCTTTATTTTACCATAACCGCCAAAATGGTAATCCGTTATTAAATCCCAATGGTCTTGGTTTGCAAATTTACGAATATCTTGTTGTAAAGATTCACCTTTCAAAGCAGGAAAACCCAATATGCTCTGATGGCTTTGCGCAGCATTGATTATTCCTGAAATTGTACCACC
Protein-coding sequences here:
- a CDS encoding glucosaminidase domain-containing protein codes for the protein MKFRYIIILIVLSALSCGPKKGIVTKKKNESKNKTVVVKEREENTEKPVEKSNDPPSTVDLYIALYADIAKDKMRTHKIPASITLAQGVLESGVGRGRLAVKANNHFGIKCHGWKGAKIYHDDDRSQECFRKYPKAEMSYEDHSEFLTGRSRYASLFQLKPDDYKGWAKGLRAAGYATDRKYPQKLIGLIERYQLYKYDYEVLEGTASKTARKSTTIIEGNRKSVTKKHTVTKGDTLYSLSRLYKTTVDAIKAENNLKSNNLTIGQQLIIPN
- the hemL gene encoding glutamate-1-semialdehyde 2,1-aminomutase, with the protein product MLYQRSSALFKEAQKVIPGGVNSPVRAFNAVGGTPIFAKSAKGAYVYDEDGNRFIDYINSWGPMLLGHAFPPVVDAVIEKTKQGTSFGMPTAIETEIAELAVSMVPNIDKIRFVNSGTEACMSAIRLARGFTKKDKIIKFAGCYHGHSDSFLIAAGSGAITFGTPNSPGVTQGTAKDTLLARYNDIDNVKKLVASNKNEIAAIIIEPVAGNMGCIPPVDGFLEGLRTLCDDHNILLIFDEVMTGFRLAKGGVQELKNVDADIVCFGKVVGGGLPVGAFAARNEIMDYLAPIGPVYQAGTLSGNPLAMAAGLAMLKTINSDKGLMNRLEEKTKYLHDGISDALNKNNIAHTINRIGSMISVHFSETAVVDFDSAAKGNNETFKTFFHGMLNEGIYIAPSAFETWFITDALTYEDLNTTISAVETIAKTL